From a region of the Desulfonatronum sp. SC1 genome:
- a CDS encoding PhnD/SsuA/transferrin family substrate-binding protein: MAFLLVMYAAGWSHAEPELVRSDQVVRLGISSRTFPATNRNDALAAMRVWVDTVIKERELRESVEVALYDSVEELRSAYEQGRVDAVSLTTEEIMLLGVRPDYVYIPNQDHGFHVRYVLLVRRDGAVADVADLTGHELVVADHQRMVFAGFWLESLLADVDGNRTGRRLVDQARVAKPSKAILRVFFQQAQAALVTLEAFELACELNPQLRDELKVLRESPPLVTALFLFRPDWHGVTRERLEEAVLNLHATPGGQQVLTVFQSSRMEKQPGSVLDSTRSFLERYLGFAPDPPPGEEPS; the protein is encoded by the coding sequence ATGGCTTTTCTGTTGGTAATGTATGCGGCCGGCTGGTCTCATGCCGAGCCTGAGCTGGTCCGAAGCGATCAAGTCGTCCGCCTCGGTATTTCCTCGCGAACCTTTCCGGCGACTAATCGCAACGACGCCCTTGCCGCCATGAGGGTTTGGGTGGATACGGTCATCAAGGAGCGGGAGCTTCGGGAGAGCGTGGAAGTGGCGTTGTATGACTCGGTTGAGGAACTGCGCTCGGCCTATGAGCAGGGACGCGTCGACGCGGTTTCCCTGACCACGGAGGAAATCATGCTCCTGGGAGTCCGACCGGACTATGTCTACATCCCGAACCAGGATCACGGCTTTCATGTCCGGTATGTGCTCCTCGTGCGTCGCGACGGCGCGGTCGCCGACGTGGCGGACCTCACGGGGCATGAGCTGGTCGTTGCCGATCATCAGCGGATGGTCTTCGCCGGATTCTGGCTGGAAAGCCTGCTGGCCGACGTTGACGGCAACCGGACTGGCAGGCGGCTTGTGGATCAGGCCAGGGTGGCGAAACCGTCCAAAGCCATCTTGCGGGTCTTTTTTCAACAGGCCCAGGCCGCCCTGGTCACCTTGGAAGCTTTTGAGCTGGCGTGCGAACTCAATCCGCAGCTTCGCGACGAACTCAAGGTCTTGCGTGAATCGCCGCCACTGGTGACAGCCTTATTTCTTTTCCGGCCGGACTGGCATGGAGTCACAAGGGAACGGCTCGAAGAGGCTGTCTTGAATCTGCATGCCACTCCCGGAGGTCAGCAGGTGCTCACCGTGTTCCAGAGTTCCCGCATGGAGAAGCAGCCTGGCTCCGTACTGGACTCCACGCGAAGCTTTCTTGAGCGATATCTTGGGTTCGCGCCTGATCCGCCGCCCGGGGAGGAACCGTCATGA